A genomic region of Parambassis ranga chromosome 7, fParRan2.1, whole genome shotgun sequence contains the following coding sequences:
- the rbbp8l gene encoding DNA endonuclease RBBP8 isoform X2, producing the protein MCDSQKEMECFNDLLHKLREAHEREVEGWQVKVQELSNKKGCDTKRMEELFTRNQQMKEQQRLLTENIKTLENRLRAGLCDRCTVTQEVAKRRQQEFEASQIQSLQHITLLAGEMNNLKKENKRLQDEIKNLRAALEGHSNHSSNSSNTTELKANSSPDLSPPCRPVALITSATSRASNQPADGDIAVKTETDQKQEGFEQTDTEPRKLRVANRNQCELYKPVMRTNLILPPWKADHNVARVGERRTQSLEGPDQRCSIPPQTILKKSSSSLSGEVKPIKHVLHAPVPCRPQPIKSSHVSLPWPLSESSEWVTVAAAGTNPMVQTSPKPSLPRFPNLIPLSQQATPRRQVVSSHCSKQSPTQPPEPTVVFRLKSLAEYLENHTKPVEKKESTPAKVERVSREGVYDGPLDLSDRGKSKSSQTPRDDSPLQGGIREKQKSPDTAVNADSSAHAPVSSSLPLVHPSSSRTPQVKQEPEPTSDNKQAAKEQEHKEEVNGKTDQGNEKKVPVLTISLRPVVLENLNSALQKQDSLSSFDKSSSPVDEPESSSGELDEEGTSGSGHESNHGCKRKRASETETDRDSDTASVHKERKISITVRTEEKSSS; encoded by the exons ATGTG TGACTCTCAAAAGGAAATGGAGTGCTTTAATGACCTACTGCATAAACTAAGGGAGGCCCATGAGAGAGAAGTGGAGG GATGGCAGGTGAAAGTCCAAGAGTTGTCCAACAAGAAGGGCTG tgacacaaagagAATGGAGGAGCTGTTCACCAGAAACCAGCAGAtgaaagaacagcagagattACTCACTGAAAACATCAAGACGCTGGAAAACAG GCTGAGAGCGGGTCTGTGTGACAGATGTACAGTAACACAGGAGGTAGCCAAGAGACGGCAGCAAGAATTTGAAGCCTCGCAGATACAGAGCCTCCAACACATCACTTTACTGG CTGGAGAGATGAATAATCTgaagaaggaaaacaagagGCTTCAAGATGAGATCAAGAATTTAAGAGCAGCACTTGA AGGTCACAGCAACCACTCTTctaacagcagcaacaccacaGAGCTCAAAGCAAACAGCTCCCCTGACCTTTCACCCCCTTGTAGACCTGTAGCCCTTATCACTAGTGCAACCAGCAGGGCCAGCAATCAGCCAGCAGATGGCGATATTGCAGTAAAAACCGAGACGGATCAAAAACAGGAAG GGTttgaacagacagacacagaaccCAGAAAGCTGAGAGTGGCCAACCGAAACCAGTGT GAGTTATACAAGCCAGTCATGAGGACAAATCTCATATTACCACCCTGGAAGGCTGACCACAATGTAGCCCGTGTTGGAGAAAGGAG GACTCAAAGTCTCGAAGGACCTGACCAGCGCTGCTCCATCCCTCCCCAAACAATCCTTAAGAAGTCGTCATCCTCGCTGAGTGGGGAGGTGAAACCAATTAAGCATGTGCTCCATGCTCCAGTCCCCTGTCGTCCTCAACCGATCAAGAGCAGCCATGTGTCTCTCCCCTGGCCGTTATCCGAGTCCTCTGAATGGGTTACTGTAGCTGCTGCAGGTACCAACCCTATGGTGCAAACTTCTCCCAAACCAAGCCTGCCTCGCTTCCCTAACCTGATCCCGTTGAGCCAACAGGCCACCCCTAGAAGGCAGGTTGTAAGCTCTCACTGCTCTAAGCAGAGTCCCACTCAGCCCCCAGAGCCAACGGTGGTCTTCAGGTTAAAGAGTCTGGCCGAGTACTTGGAGAATCACACTAAgcctgtagaaaaaaaagaaagcacgCCAGCCAAGGTTGAAAGGGTCTCTAGAGAAGGGGTTTATGATGGGCCTCTAGATCTATCAGATCGAGGGAAGTCCAAATCCAGCCAAACACCAAGAGATGACTCACCCTTACAAGGTGGAATAAGAGAGAAGCAGAAGAGCCCTGACACGGCTGTGAATGCAGATTCATCTGCACACGCACCAGTATCGTCATCGTTACCTCTGGTGCATCCCTCATCCTCCCGTACGCCTCAAGTCAAACAAGAGCCGGAGCCCACCAGTGACAATAAG caggcagctaaAGAGCAGGAGCACAAAGAGGAAGTGAATGGTAAGACGGACCAAGGCAACGAGAAGAAGGTGCCTGTCCTCACTATATCATTACGTCCAG TAGTCCTGGAGAACCTGAATTCAGCTCTACAGAAGCAGGATTCATTATCATCTTTTGACAAG TCATCTTCAccagtggatgagccagaaagCAGCTCAGGAGAGCTGGACGAGGAAGGAACGAGTGGGTCAGGACACGAGAGCAACCACGGCTGCAAGAGGAAGAGAGCATcggagacagaaacagacagagactctgacaCAGCCA GCGTCCACAAGGAGAGAAAGATCAGTATCACAGtgagaacagaggagaagagTTCCAGCTGA
- the rbbp8l gene encoding DNA endonuclease RBBP8 isoform X1 — MCDSQKEMECFNDLLHKLREAHEREVEGWQVKVQELSNKKGCDTKRMEELFTRNQQMKEQQRLLTENIKTLENRLRAGLCDRCTVTQEVAKRRQQEFEASQIQSLQHITLLAGEMNNLKKENKRLQDEIKNLRAALEGHSNHSSNSSNTTELKANSSPDLSPPCRPVALITSATSRASNQPADGDIAVKTETDQKQEGFEQTDTEPRKLRVANRNQCELYKPVMRTNLILPPWKADHNVARVGERRTQSLEGPDQRCSIPPQTILKKSSSSLSGEVKPIKHVLHAPVPCRPQPIKSSHVSLPWPLSESSEWVTVAAAGTNPMVQTSPKPSLPRFPNLIPLSQQATPRRQVVSSHCSKQSPTQPPEPTVVFRLKSLAEYLENHTKPVEKKESTPAKVERVSREGVYDGPLDLSDRGKSKSSQTPRDDSPLQGGIREKQKSPDTAVNADSSAHAPVSSSLPLVHPSSSRTPQVKQEPEPTSDNKQAAKEQEHKEEVNGKTDQGNEKKVPVLTISLRPVVVLENLNSALQKQDSLSSFDKSSSPVDEPESSSGELDEEGTSGSGHESNHGCKRKRASETETDRDSDTASVHKERKISITVRTEEKSSS; from the exons ATGTG TGACTCTCAAAAGGAAATGGAGTGCTTTAATGACCTACTGCATAAACTAAGGGAGGCCCATGAGAGAGAAGTGGAGG GATGGCAGGTGAAAGTCCAAGAGTTGTCCAACAAGAAGGGCTG tgacacaaagagAATGGAGGAGCTGTTCACCAGAAACCAGCAGAtgaaagaacagcagagattACTCACTGAAAACATCAAGACGCTGGAAAACAG GCTGAGAGCGGGTCTGTGTGACAGATGTACAGTAACACAGGAGGTAGCCAAGAGACGGCAGCAAGAATTTGAAGCCTCGCAGATACAGAGCCTCCAACACATCACTTTACTGG CTGGAGAGATGAATAATCTgaagaaggaaaacaagagGCTTCAAGATGAGATCAAGAATTTAAGAGCAGCACTTGA AGGTCACAGCAACCACTCTTctaacagcagcaacaccacaGAGCTCAAAGCAAACAGCTCCCCTGACCTTTCACCCCCTTGTAGACCTGTAGCCCTTATCACTAGTGCAACCAGCAGGGCCAGCAATCAGCCAGCAGATGGCGATATTGCAGTAAAAACCGAGACGGATCAAAAACAGGAAG GGTttgaacagacagacacagaaccCAGAAAGCTGAGAGTGGCCAACCGAAACCAGTGT GAGTTATACAAGCCAGTCATGAGGACAAATCTCATATTACCACCCTGGAAGGCTGACCACAATGTAGCCCGTGTTGGAGAAAGGAG GACTCAAAGTCTCGAAGGACCTGACCAGCGCTGCTCCATCCCTCCCCAAACAATCCTTAAGAAGTCGTCATCCTCGCTGAGTGGGGAGGTGAAACCAATTAAGCATGTGCTCCATGCTCCAGTCCCCTGTCGTCCTCAACCGATCAAGAGCAGCCATGTGTCTCTCCCCTGGCCGTTATCCGAGTCCTCTGAATGGGTTACTGTAGCTGCTGCAGGTACCAACCCTATGGTGCAAACTTCTCCCAAACCAAGCCTGCCTCGCTTCCCTAACCTGATCCCGTTGAGCCAACAGGCCACCCCTAGAAGGCAGGTTGTAAGCTCTCACTGCTCTAAGCAGAGTCCCACTCAGCCCCCAGAGCCAACGGTGGTCTTCAGGTTAAAGAGTCTGGCCGAGTACTTGGAGAATCACACTAAgcctgtagaaaaaaaagaaagcacgCCAGCCAAGGTTGAAAGGGTCTCTAGAGAAGGGGTTTATGATGGGCCTCTAGATCTATCAGATCGAGGGAAGTCCAAATCCAGCCAAACACCAAGAGATGACTCACCCTTACAAGGTGGAATAAGAGAGAAGCAGAAGAGCCCTGACACGGCTGTGAATGCAGATTCATCTGCACACGCACCAGTATCGTCATCGTTACCTCTGGTGCATCCCTCATCCTCCCGTACGCCTCAAGTCAAACAAGAGCCGGAGCCCACCAGTGACAATAAG caggcagctaaAGAGCAGGAGCACAAAGAGGAAGTGAATGGTAAGACGGACCAAGGCAACGAGAAGAAGGTGCCTGTCCTCACTATATCATTACGTCCAG TAGTAGTCCTGGAGAACCTGAATTCAGCTCTACAGAAGCAGGATTCATTATCATCTTTTGACAAG TCATCTTCAccagtggatgagccagaaagCAGCTCAGGAGAGCTGGACGAGGAAGGAACGAGTGGGTCAGGACACGAGAGCAACCACGGCTGCAAGAGGAAGAGAGCATcggagacagaaacagacagagactctgacaCAGCCA GCGTCCACAAGGAGAGAAAGATCAGTATCACAGtgagaacagaggagaagagTTCCAGCTGA